One segment of Fuscovulum ytuae DNA contains the following:
- a CDS encoding TIGR00730 family Rossman fold protein, with protein sequence MTPKEDGRSHPFRDSSEDAAAAERLPDTAQTQAPAYRLAFTDTDFLMREELRPVRLQLELLKPQMVLDERGIRSTVVVMGSARVRPDGTGPAGGLARWYEEARKLSFLITEESLKSYGRELVVVTGGGPGIMEAGNLGAAEAGGQSIGLNIVLPHEQAPNAHVTPDLCFNFHYFAIRKMHFLMRARAVCIFPGGFGTLDEMFEALTLIQTGRMKPVPFLLFGRAFWEGVVNWQALADQGLINADDLKLFRFVETAEEAVEMILGGA encoded by the coding sequence ATGACACCCAAGGAGGATGGACGCAGCCACCCTTTCCGCGACAGCAGCGAGGATGCGGCGGCGGCGGAGCGGTTGCCGGATACGGCGCAGACGCAGGCACCGGCCTATCGGCTGGCCTTTACCGACACGGATTTCCTGATGCGCGAGGAGTTGCGACCGGTGCGGTTGCAGTTGGAACTGCTGAAGCCGCAGATGGTGCTGGACGAGCGGGGCATCCGGTCCACCGTGGTGGTGATGGGGTCGGCGCGGGTCAGGCCGGATGGCACGGGGCCTGCGGGCGGGCTGGCGCGGTGGTATGAGGAGGCGCGGAAGCTTTCCTTCCTTATCACGGAGGAGAGCCTGAAGAGTTACGGGCGCGAGTTGGTGGTCGTCACCGGGGGCGGGCCGGGGATCATGGAGGCGGGGAACCTTGGCGCGGCGGAGGCGGGGGGGCAGTCGATCGGGTTGAACATCGTGCTGCCGCATGAGCAGGCGCCAAATGCCCATGTCACGCCAGATCTGTGTTTCAACTTCCACTATTTCGCGATCCGCAAGATGCATTTCCTGATGCGGGCGCGGGCGGTCTGCATCTTTCCGGGCGGGTTTGGCACGCTGGATGAGATGTTCGAGGCGCTGACCTTGATCCAGACGGGGCGGATGAAGCCGGTGCCGTTTTTGCTGTTTGGCCGGGCGTTCTGGGAGGGGGTCGTGAATTGGCAGGCGCTGGCGGATCAGGGGCTGATCAACGCGGATGATCTGAAGCTGTTCCGGTTCGTGGAGACGGCGGAAGAGGCGGTGGAGATGATACTGGGGGGCGCGTGA
- a CDS encoding error-prone DNA polymerase: MAFVELSALSNFTFLLGASHPEEVMERAAAMGMAGVAVADVNSVAGIVRAHARVRELERLAAEEGRDWPGTRLIPAARIVLRDGFTVTCLPEGRAGWGRLCRLISLGRLRVAKGECDLSLDDLLAWGTGMVLLIHPPQRGQMEAWRGAVARLIGAFGGACHLLMAPRYDGQDRARFARLARLAEGVGVTPVASALPIMHHGSRRRMADVLTAIRLGVRVDALGRRALPHAEQRLRSEAEMLRLFSGHEDAVHRSGEVAAGLAFSLDELRYEYPSEVTGGETAAERLARLAWAGLDWRYPDGPPDRVRAQMAHELALIGKLRYEPYFLTVHDIVDFAKARGILCQGRGSAANSVVCYALGVTSVSPEIGTMVFERFVSEARNEPPDIDVDFEHERREEVIQHIYARYGRHRAGLCATVIHYRGKRAVREVGRAMGLSEDTLAAMSSQIWGWGGPGQITETRLREIGLDPTDRRLALTLQLIEEIQGFPRHLSQHVGGFIITEGRLDELVPIENATMEDRTVICWDKDDIDTLGILKVDVLALGMLTCIRKAFDLMERHHQLRHTLASLPAEDPATYEMLCRADSLGVFQVESRAQMNFLPRMRPRTFYDLVIQVAIIRPGPIQGDMVHPFLRRRNGQEVVSFPSDELGRVLGKTLGVPLFQEQAMQIAIIGAGFTPTEADRLRRSLATFKKHGNVSEFRERFMAGMAANGYQEEFAARCFAQIEGFGSYGFPESHAASFALLVYASAWLKRHHPGIFACALLNSQPMGFYAPAQIVRDAREHGVTVRPPCINASHWDNVMEPDGRGGLALRLGFRQIKGMVEEEAQWIVAARGNGYAVVEDVWRRAGVSARMLARLAEADAFAALGVTRREALWAAKALVEGSPLPLFAGDIDGEGIVEPGVSLREMTMGEQVVEDYVSLRLTLRAHPMALLRPWLTPEVA, translated from the coding sequence ATGGCTTTCGTCGAATTGTCGGCCCTGTCGAATTTCACCTTTCTTCTTGGGGCGTCGCATCCCGAGGAGGTGATGGAGCGTGCCGCCGCCATGGGGATGGCGGGGGTGGCGGTGGCGGATGTGAATTCCGTGGCGGGGATCGTGCGCGCCCATGCGCGGGTGCGGGAACTGGAACGGCTGGCGGCGGAGGAGGGGCGGGACTGGCCGGGGACGCGGCTTATCCCGGCGGCGCGGATCGTGCTGCGGGATGGGTTCACGGTGACCTGTCTGCCGGAAGGTCGGGCAGGGTGGGGGCGGTTATGCCGTCTGATTTCGCTGGGTCGGTTGCGGGTGGCGAAGGGGGAGTGTGACCTTTCGCTGGACGATCTGCTGGCGTGGGGGACGGGGATGGTGCTGCTGATCCATCCGCCTCAGCGGGGGCAGATGGAGGCGTGGCGGGGCGCGGTGGCGCGGCTGATCGGGGCCTTTGGCGGGGCGTGCCATCTGCTGATGGCGCCGCGCTATGACGGGCAGGATCGGGCACGGTTCGCGCGCTTGGCGCGGCTGGCGGAGGGGGTGGGGGTGACGCCCGTGGCGAGCGCCTTGCCGATCATGCATCACGGGTCGCGGCGGCGGATGGCGGATGTGCTGACGGCGATCCGGCTGGGGGTTCGGGTGGATGCGCTGGGCCGCCGCGCGCTGCCCCATGCCGAGCAGCGGCTGCGGTCGGAGGCCGAGATGCTGCGGCTGTTTTCTGGCCACGAGGATGCGGTGCATCGGTCGGGGGAGGTGGCGGCGGGCTTGGCGTTTTCGCTGGATGAGTTGCGGTATGAATACCCGTCGGAGGTGACGGGGGGCGAGACGGCGGCGGAACGTCTGGCGCGGCTGGCTTGGGCGGGGCTGGATTGGCGATACCCAGATGGCCCCCCCGATCGGGTGCGGGCGCAGATGGCGCATGAATTGGCGCTGATCGGGAAGCTGCGGTACGAGCCCTATTTCCTGACGGTGCATGATATCGTCGATTTCGCCAAGGCGCGGGGGATCCTGTGCCAAGGGCGGGGGTCGGCGGCGAATTCGGTGGTCTGTTACGCCTTGGGCGTGACGAGTGTCAGCCCGGAGATCGGGACGATGGTCTTTGAGCGGTTCGTTTCCGAGGCGCGGAATGAGCCGCCCGATATCGACGTGGATTTCGAACATGAGCGGCGCGAGGAGGTGATCCAGCATATCTATGCGCGCTATGGGCGGCATCGGGCGGGACTCTGCGCGACGGTGATCCATTACCGTGGCAAGCGGGCTGTGCGCGAGGTAGGGCGCGCGATGGGGTTGAGCGAGGACACGCTGGCCGCGATGTCGAGCCAGATCTGGGGCTGGGGGGGACCGGGGCAGATCACGGAAACCCGGCTGCGTGAGATCGGGCTGGACCCCACGGATCGGCGGCTGGCGCTGACGCTGCAACTGATCGAGGAGATACAGGGGTTTCCCCGGCATTTAAGCCAGCATGTCGGCGGGTTCATCATCACCGAGGGGCGGCTGGATGAGTTGGTGCCCATCGAGAATGCGACGATGGAGGATCGGACCGTCATCTGCTGGGACAAGGATGATATCGACACGCTGGGGATATTGAAGGTGGATGTGCTGGCCTTGGGGATGTTGACCTGCATCCGCAAGGCGTTCGACCTGATGGAGCGGCATCACCAGTTGCGGCATACGCTGGCCAGCCTGCCCGCCGAGGACCCTGCGACCTATGAGATGCTGTGCCGGGCCGATAGCCTTGGCGTGTTTCAGGTGGAAAGCCGGGCGCAGATGAATTTCCTACCACGGATGCGGCCGCGGACGTTTTACGATCTGGTCATTCAGGTGGCGATCATCCGACCGGGGCCGATACAGGGGGATATGGTGCATCCCTTCCTGCGGCGGCGGAACGGGCAGGAGGTGGTGAGCTTTCCTTCGGATGAGTTGGGGCGCGTCTTGGGCAAGACGCTGGGCGTACCGCTGTTTCAGGAACAGGCGATGCAGATCGCCATCATCGGGGCGGGGTTCACGCCGACCGAGGCTGACCGTCTGCGGCGGTCGCTGGCCACCTTCAAGAAGCATGGAAATGTGAGCGAGTTCCGTGAGCGGTTCATGGCGGGGATGGCGGCGAATGGATATCAGGAGGAGTTTGCCGCGCGCTGTTTCGCGCAGATCGAGGGGTTTGGGAGTTACGGCTTCCCCGAAAGCCACGCCGCCAGTTTTGCCCTGTTGGTCTATGCCAGTGCATGGTTGAAGCGGCATCATCCGGGGATATTCGCCTGCGCGTTGCTGAACAGCCAGCCTATGGGGTTTTATGCGCCGGCCCAGATCGTGCGGGATGCGCGGGAACATGGGGTCACGGTGCGCCCGCCCTGCATCAATGCAAGCCATTGGGACAATGTGATGGAACCCGATGGGCGGGGCGGGTTGGCGCTGCGGCTGGGGTTCCGGCAGATCAAGGGGATGGTGGAGGAAGAGGCGCAGTGGATCGTCGCCGCGCGAGGCAATGGCTATGCCGTGGTGGAGGATGTCTGGCGGCGCGCGGGGGTGAGCGCGCGGATGCTGGCGCGTTTGGCCGAAGCGGATGCCTTTGCGGCGCTGGGCGTGACGCGGCGTGAGGCGCTATGGGCGGCGAAGGCCTTGGTGGAGGGCAGCCCCTTGCCGCTCTTTGCCGGGGATATCGATGGCGAGGGGATCGTGGAACCCGGCGTTAGCTTGCGCGAGATGACGATGGGCGAGCAGGTGGTGGAGGATTACGTGTCGCTCCGCCTGACGCTGCGGGCGCATCCTATGGCGTTGCTGCGGCCTTGGCTGACGCCAGAGGTGGCTTGA
- a CDS encoding RidA family protein codes for MTPERLAIEMGLDIPDFDRIGYYGADYGTMKPYHRVGNLLFLSGHVAQVGAEITHKGRLGADLTTAQGYDAARRTGLNVLGGIRQAVGSLDRVKGIVRTLNFVVCTPDYEEVHKVSSGLSDLFIEVFGRERGLGGRATIGVMALAGGVCFETWATVEVED; via the coding sequence ATGACACCGGAGCGGCTGGCGATCGAGATGGGGCTGGATATCCCCGATTTTGACCGGATCGGGTATTACGGGGCGGATTATGGGACGATGAAGCCCTATCACCGGGTGGGGAACCTGTTGTTCCTGTCGGGTCATGTGGCGCAGGTGGGGGCGGAGATCACCCACAAGGGACGACTGGGGGCGGATCTGACGACAGCGCAGGGCTATGACGCGGCGCGGCGGACGGGGCTGAACGTGCTGGGCGGCATACGGCAGGCGGTCGGATCGCTGGACCGGGTGAAGGGCATCGTGCGGACGCTGAATTTCGTGGTCTGCACGCCGGATTATGAAGAGGTGCATAAGGTATCGTCGGGACTGTCGGACCTGTTTATCGAGGTGTTCGGGCGCGAGCGGGGACTTGGGGGCCGTGCGACCATCGGGGTGATGGCGCTTGCGGGCGGTGTGTGTTTCGAGACATGGGCCACGGTGGAAGTGGAGGATTGA
- a CDS encoding DUF3592 domain-containing protein: MDLLRGLLIPFALLFLAGALAAGWYGRSLGADVRLLQSEGVEVEAEIVRKWRHVPTRSDADGTEREGIPTYYLYFRFADPVTGDVLEDRSTVSRETWEAMAVGERRVALVARSDPSVVALFGTAGLDRASGQLDRLATWLGLFALAFLALDFALRRRRQS, translated from the coding sequence GTGGACCTGCTGCGCGGCTTGCTGATCCCTTTTGCGCTGCTGTTTCTGGCGGGGGCGCTGGCGGCGGGCTGGTATGGCCGCAGCCTTGGCGCGGATGTCCGGCTGTTGCAGAGCGAGGGCGTTGAGGTCGAGGCCGAGATCGTGCGGAAATGGCGGCATGTGCCGACGCGCAGCGATGCCGATGGGACGGAGCGCGAGGGGATACCGACCTATTACCTTTATTTCCGCTTTGCCGATCCGGTGACGGGCGATGTTCTGGAGGATCGCAGCACCGTGTCGCGCGAGACATGGGAGGCCATGGCGGTGGGTGAGCGGCGCGTGGCGCTGGTGGCGCGGAGCGATCCTTCGGTGGTGGCGCTGTTCGGGACGGCGGGGTTGGACCGCGCGTCTGGGCAGCTTGACAGGCTGGCGACGTGGCTGGGGCTTTTCGCGCTGGCCTTTTTGGCCTTGGACTTCGCGCTTAGGCGGCGGCGTCAGTCATAG
- a CDS encoding 4a-hydroxytetrahydrobiopterin dehydratase, producing MIDRPPYQPVADSDLAPLIASGWMVIEGGRAIAKVYTFANFIEAFGFMTRAAFWAEKWNHHPDWSNVYKTVTVTLTTHDTGGLTDLDLRLAAKMDALAYD from the coding sequence ATGATCGACCGTCCCCCCTATCAACCCGTCGCCGACAGCGATCTCGCCCCGCTCATTGCATCAGGCTGGATGGTCATCGAAGGCGGCCGCGCCATCGCCAAGGTCTACACCTTCGCGAATTTCATCGAAGCTTTCGGCTTCATGACCCGCGCCGCCTTCTGGGCGGAAAAGTGGAACCACCATCCCGATTGGTCCAATGTCTACAAGACCGTCACCGTGACGCTCACCACCCATGACACGGGCGGGTTGACCGATCTCGACCTCCGCCTTGCCGCCAAGATGGATGCGCTCGCCTATGACTGA
- a CDS encoding GNAT family N-acetyltransferase encodes MTRTELLDRLADIPAAEWDAVACPEAADGTRPQDPFTTHRFLNALDASNSTGTGTGWSPRPLILRDDTRLLAATPLYVKSHSQGEYIFDHGWAQALERAGGRYYPKLQIAVPFTPATGRRFLTAPDAPHARDDLVEAAVHLARSNRLSSLHVTFCTGEEAETLAPRHGLLHRVTQQFHWENRGYATFDDFLNDLSSRKRKMIRKERETAHASGLTVRALTGDQIQSHHWDAFWAFYQDTGARKWGTPYLSRRFFTLAHETMCNDMLLVLAERPDGTPVAGALNFIGRDTLYGRYWGCVEDHPCLHFELCYYQAIDWAITHGLARVEAGAQGEHKLARGYLPTPVHSLHWIADPGFRDAVAQYLRAERRAVDDEIEVLTAYGPFRRIDAET; translated from the coding sequence ATGACCAGAACCGAACTCCTCGACCGCCTCGCCGATATCCCCGCCGCCGAATGGGATGCCGTCGCCTGCCCAGAGGCCGCAGATGGAACAAGGCCGCAAGACCCCTTCACCACCCATCGCTTCCTCAACGCGCTGGATGCCTCTAACTCCACCGGCACAGGCACCGGCTGGTCGCCCCGCCCCCTGATCCTGCGCGACGACACCCGCCTCCTCGCGGCCACGCCGCTTTATGTGAAATCCCACAGCCAGGGCGAATATATCTTCGATCACGGCTGGGCGCAGGCGCTGGAACGCGCGGGCGGTCGCTACTACCCAAAACTTCAGATCGCCGTCCCCTTCACCCCCGCCACGGGACGCCGCTTCCTCACCGCGCCCGACGCCCCCCACGCCCGCGACGATCTGGTAGAGGCGGCGGTCCACCTAGCCCGCTCCAACCGCCTCTCCTCGCTCCACGTTACCTTTTGCACGGGGGAAGAGGCCGAAACGCTGGCCCCCCGCCACGGCCTGCTCCACCGCGTCACCCAGCAATTCCACTGGGAAAACCGGGGCTACGCAACATTCGACGATTTCCTGAACGACCTGTCCTCGCGCAAACGCAAGATGATCCGCAAGGAACGCGAAACCGCCCACGCCTCGGGTCTCACCGTCCGGGCGCTGACGGGCGATCAAATCCAATCACATCACTGGGATGCTTTCTGGGCTTTCTATCAAGACACCGGCGCGCGCAAATGGGGCACCCCCTACCTCAGCCGCCGCTTCTTCACTCTCGCCCATGAAACCATGTGCAACGACATGCTCTTGGTGCTGGCCGAACGTCCTGACGGCACCCCCGTCGCAGGCGCGCTCAATTTCATCGGGCGAGATACGCTTTACGGTCGCTATTGGGGCTGTGTCGAAGATCACCCCTGCCTGCATTTCGAACTCTGCTACTATCAGGCCATCGACTGGGCCATCACCCACGGCCTTGCACGTGTCGAGGCGGGCGCACAGGGCGAACACAAACTTGCCCGTGGCTACCTTCCTACCCCCGTCCATTCCCTCCACTGGATCGCCGATCCCGGCTTCCGTGACGCGGTGGCGCAATACCTGCGCGCCGAACGCCGCGCCGTGGATGACGAGATCGAGGTTCTCACCGCCTACGGTCCCTTCCGGCGCATCGACGCCGAGACGTGA
- a CDS encoding glycerophosphodiester phosphodiesterase family protein, with amino-acid sequence MRAPLPPAFLTTPIAHRAYHDVTQGRPENSRAAIAAAIAAGYAIEIDLQLSRDGVPMVFHDETLERLTPREGWLSDLTADQLAEIPLKGGDETIPTLAEVLSLIAGRTPLLIELKDQTLRMAETDGRLEAATATLLAGYQGPVAVMSFNPHCIARMAALAPNLPRGLTTSAYDPEDWHPLAPETCDRLRPIPDYDRVEATFISHEHTDLARPRVAELAAKGAAILCWTIKSPEQEASARRIAQNITFEQYPAPHPA; translated from the coding sequence ATGCGCGCGCCCCTGCCCCCCGCTTTCCTGACCACACCCATCGCTCACCGGGCCTATCACGACGTCACGCAAGGGCGCCCCGAAAACAGCCGCGCGGCCATCGCTGCCGCCATCGCAGCAGGCTACGCGATCGAGATCGACCTTCAACTGTCCCGCGATGGCGTCCCGATGGTCTTTCACGATGAAACCCTCGAACGCCTCACCCCGCGCGAAGGCTGGCTCTCCGACCTTACCGCTGACCAGCTGGCCGAAATCCCGCTCAAGGGCGGCGATGAAACCATCCCCACCTTGGCCGAGGTTTTATCCCTCATCGCAGGCCGCACCCCCCTCTTGATCGAGCTAAAGGATCAGACCCTCCGCATGGCCGAAACCGATGGCCGCCTCGAAGCGGCCACCGCCACCCTTCTGGCCGGATACCAAGGCCCCGTCGCCGTGATGTCCTTCAACCCCCATTGCATCGCCCGCATGGCGGCGCTTGCGCCCAACCTGCCGCGCGGCCTGACCACCTCGGCCTATGATCCCGAAGATTGGCACCCCCTCGCCCCTGAAACCTGCGACCGCCTCCGCCCCATCCCCGACTACGACCGGGTCGAGGCCACCTTCATCTCCCACGAACATACCGATCTCGCCCGCCCCCGCGTTGCCGAACTGGCCGCCAAAGGCGCGGCGATCCTTTGCTGGACCATCAAATCCCCCGAACAGGAAGCCTCCGCCCGCCGCATCGCGCAGAACATCACCTTCGAACAATATCCGGCCCCCCATCCGGCCTGA
- a CDS encoding RidA family protein: MSIEARLAELGVTLPDAPAPAANYVPFVVVGNLVHVSGQISQNASGLIKGRLGDDLAIEQGAEAAKSCAISLLAQVKKACGGDLSRLVRVVKLVGFVNSTPEFTDQPKVINGASDFLVAALGDAGRHARSAVSAASLPLGVAVEIEGLFEIR; this comes from the coding sequence ATGTCCATCGAAGCCCGCCTCGCCGAACTCGGCGTCACCCTGCCCGACGCGCCCGCGCCTGCCGCGAATTACGTCCCCTTCGTCGTGGTGGGCAACCTCGTCCACGTCTCCGGCCAGATCAGCCAGAACGCCTCCGGCCTCATCAAGGGCCGCTTGGGCGACGACCTCGCCATCGAACAGGGGGCCGAGGCCGCGAAATCCTGCGCCATCTCGCTGCTGGCTCAAGTGAAAAAGGCCTGCGGCGGCGATCTCTCGCGCCTTGTCCGCGTGGTGAAACTGGTGGGCTTCGTCAACTCCACCCCCGAATTCACCGATCAGCCCAAGGTCATCAACGGCGCCTCCGACTTTCTGGTGGCAGCCCTTGGCGACGCAGGCCGCCATGCCCGCTCCGCCGTCTCCGCCGCCTCGCTGCCCTTGGGCGTGGCGGTGGAAATCGAAGGCCTCTTCGAAATCCGATAA
- a CDS encoding HlyD family type I secretion periplasmic adaptor subunit, whose translation MTAPSPFSARRPALLGLTALAALLATLGLWGTFTTLDGAVIAPGQVEVAQNRQVVQHPDGGVVSGVAIREGQPVAAGDLLLTLDGTAVTAEYRIVTSQLLDLRTRRARLEAERDDAPTLTFPADLDPADPQVADLIEGQTRLFLARRDTLARQTEQLARRSAQFGTQIEGIDAQTAALTRQLDLIRRELATQQDLLDKGLAQAARVLALEREEAGLQGRLGELASSRAQAEGRITEFDLEILRLAALRREEALSELRDIAPLEREAGERAATLAERIARLEIRAPVSGLVLGLTVTTPRAVIRPAEPILYLVPQDRPLVIAARIPPLHIDEVHPGQPVRLMLPAFPHADAPELTGTLSVISADALADANSGIPYYRAEITLTPAELTLLGDRALLPGMPVDAYLLTTPRTPLAYLFQPFAVYFRQAFRES comes from the coding sequence ATGACAGCCCCTTCGCCCTTTTCGGCCCGTCGCCCCGCGCTGCTCGGCCTCACTGCCCTTGCCGCGCTTTTGGCCACGCTTGGCCTCTGGGGCACCTTCACCACCCTTGACGGGGCCGTCATCGCCCCCGGTCAGGTCGAGGTGGCACAGAACCGTCAGGTGGTCCAGCATCCCGATGGCGGCGTCGTGTCCGGCGTCGCCATCCGCGAAGGCCAACCCGTTGCCGCCGGTGACCTCCTCCTCACCCTCGACGGCACCGCGGTCACCGCCGAATACCGCATCGTCACCTCCCAGCTTCTCGACCTCCGCACCCGCCGCGCCCGGCTCGAGGCGGAACGGGACGATGCCCCGACCCTCACCTTCCCCGCCGATCTTGATCCAGCCGACCCGCAGGTCGCCGACCTGATCGAAGGCCAGACCCGCCTCTTCCTCGCCCGCCGCGACACGCTCGCCCGTCAAACGGAACAACTCGCCCGCCGCAGCGCCCAGTTTGGCACCCAAATCGAAGGGATCGACGCGCAAACCGCCGCCCTCACCCGCCAGCTTGATCTCATCCGCCGCGAACTCGCCACCCAGCAGGACCTGCTGGATAAAGGCCTCGCCCAAGCCGCCCGCGTCCTCGCCCTCGAACGCGAAGAAGCCGGGCTGCAAGGCCGGCTTGGCGAACTCGCCTCCTCCCGCGCGCAGGCCGAAGGCCGCATCACCGAGTTCGACCTTGAAATCCTCCGCCTCGCCGCCCTGCGCCGCGAAGAGGCGCTCTCCGAACTGCGCGACATCGCCCCGCTGGAACGTGAGGCAGGCGAACGCGCCGCCACCTTAGCCGAACGCATCGCCCGGCTTGAAATACGCGCCCCCGTTTCGGGCCTCGTCCTCGGCCTGACCGTCACCACCCCCCGCGCCGTGATCCGGCCCGCCGAACCCATCCTCTACCTTGTCCCGCAGGACCGCCCGCTGGTGATCGCCGCCCGCATCCCCCCCCTCCATATCGATGAGGTGCATCCCGGCCAGCCGGTCCGCCTCATGCTACCCGCCTTCCCCCATGCCGACGCACCCGAACTCACCGGAACCCTCTCGGTGATCTCTGCCGATGCGCTGGCCGATGCCAATAGCGGCATCCCCTATTACCGGGCCGAGATCACGCTGACGCCTGCCGAACTCACCCTCCTCGGTGACCGCGCTCTTCTGCCCGGCATGCCGGTGGATGCCTATCTCCTCACCACCCCGCGCACGCCGCTTGCTTATCTCTTCCAACCCTTTGCGGTCTATTTTCGGCAAGCCTTCCGCGAAAGCTGA
- a CDS encoding type I secretion system permease/ATPase, which produces MKPPQTTPAPRLSNRAAQHPGLAELASHRQPRLFALAIVFSVAASLLMLTSPLYMLQVYDRVLGSRSEATLVALSLLITVLFLLMGLFDHARSRLLARIGARMQDGLDRRVFSAALTAASLDPDDTPAASAPRDLDAIRQFWSSPAITALIDMPWTPVFLAAIFLFHPLLGWLAIAGGVIVVGLAVLNQLATRRAIARSTAAALHADRSADRMVTEGETIRALGMTGAAFDRWQRTRNLALVEGLAASDIAGGHATASRTFRLFLQSAMLGLAAWVVLKGELSPGAMIAASILMGRALQPVEQAVGHWSTVQRAAEARHRLADLLARNPPPAPRTNLPRPKGQLVAAQLAVRPPGQPLPILRGISFAIDPGQALGVIGPSGAGKSTLARALIGLWPAATGSLRLDGATLDQYDPDQLGRWIGYLPQRVTLFDGTIAENISRLAPPNDAAVIAAAKKAAAHDMILRLPDGYDTRIDASGGRLSGGQMQRVALARALYGDPPLLILDEPNSQLDNDGSNALNAALRAHKAAGGSALVMAHRPAAIQECDLLLILENGQPSAYGPRDQILRDRIQNAAEITRATAPGSLR; this is translated from the coding sequence GTGAAACCGCCCCAAACGACGCCCGCGCCGCGTCTTTCCAACCGCGCCGCCCAGCATCCCGGTCTCGCCGAACTCGCCTCCCATCGCCAGCCCCGGCTCTTCGCCTTGGCCATCGTCTTTTCCGTAGCGGCCAGCCTCCTGATGCTGACCAGTCCGCTTTACATGCTGCAGGTCTATGACCGCGTCTTAGGCAGCCGATCCGAGGCAACGCTTGTTGCCCTTTCGCTCCTCATCACCGTCCTCTTTCTGCTGATGGGCCTGTTTGACCATGCCCGCAGCCGCCTTCTCGCCCGCATCGGCGCCCGGATGCAGGATGGCCTCGACCGTCGGGTCTTCTCCGCCGCCCTGACGGCCGCAAGCCTTGATCCCGATGATACACCCGCCGCCTCGGCCCCCCGCGATCTGGATGCCATCCGCCAATTCTGGTCCTCGCCCGCGATCACCGCCCTGATCGACATGCCATGGACCCCGGTCTTCCTTGCCGCGATTTTCCTCTTTCACCCGCTGCTCGGCTGGCTTGCCATCGCGGGCGGGGTCATCGTCGTGGGCCTTGCCGTCCTCAACCAACTTGCCACCCGCCGCGCCATCGCACGCAGCACCGCCGCCGCCCTGCATGCCGACCGCAGTGCTGACCGCATGGTCACCGAAGGCGAAACGATCCGCGCCCTTGGCATGACCGGGGCCGCCTTCGACCGTTGGCAAAGAACCCGCAACCTTGCCCTCGTCGAAGGTCTTGCCGCCTCCGACATCGCGGGCGGCCATGCCACCGCCTCGCGCACCTTCCGGCTTTTCTTGCAATCGGCCATGCTCGGCCTTGCCGCATGGGTCGTGCTGAAGGGCGAACTCAGCCCCGGCGCGATGATCGCGGCCTCCATCCTCATGGGCCGCGCCCTGCAACCCGTCGAACAGGCCGTGGGTCACTGGTCCACCGTCCAGCGCGCGGCTGAGGCGCGCCACCGCCTTGCCGACCTTCTGGCCCGCAATCCGCCACCTGCCCCGCGCACCAACCTGCCCCGCCCCAAGGGCCAGCTTGTCGCCGCCCAACTCGCCGTCCGCCCGCCGGGTCAACCCTTGCCCATCCTGCGCGGTATCTCTTTCGCCATAGACCCCGGTCAGGCTTTGGGTGTCATCGGCCCCTCCGGCGCGGGCAAATCCACCCTCGCCCGTGCCCTGATCGGCCTCTGGCCCGCCGCCACAGGCAGCCTTCGCCTCGATGGCGCGACGCTCGATCAATATGACCCCGATCAGCTGGGTCGCTGGATCGGCTACCTGCCCCAGCGGGTCACCCTCTTTGACGGAACCATCGCCGAAAACATCTCTCGCCTCGCCCCGCCCAACGATGCCGCTGTCATCGCCGCCGCAAAAAAAGCCGCCGCGCATGACATGATCCTGCGCCTGCCCGATGGCTATGACACCCGCATCGATGCCAGCGGCGGCCGCCTATCCGGTGGTCAGATGCAGCGCGTGGCGCTGGCCCGCGCGCTTTATGGCGACCCGCCGCTTCTGATCCTTGATGAACCGAATTCGCAACTCGACAATGACGGATCGAATGCCCTCAACGCTGCCCTGCGCGCGCACAAGGCGGCGGGGGGCTCTGCCCTCGTCATGGCCCATCGCCCCGCCGCCATTCAGGAATGCGACCTGCTCCTGATCCTAGAAAACGGCCAACCCTCCGCCTATGGCCCGCGTGATCAGATCCTGCGCGACCGCATCCAGAACGCCGCCGAAATCACCCGCGCCACCGCCCCCGGAAGCCTAAGATGA